A single genomic interval of Alteromonas sp. BL110 harbors:
- a CDS encoding isoamylase early set domain-containing protein — protein sequence MSLKKQYLKSKPLCKVTFRLNAEAAKDAKEAALCGDFTDWKTQPLTMKKLKSGDFTLTVDLEKDHEYQFRYLIDGEKWENDWEADAYIPSPVSIEDNSVVRV from the coding sequence ATGAGTCTTAAGAAACAATACCTTAAATCAAAACCTCTGTGCAAAGTGACATTTCGACTGAATGCGGAAGCAGCAAAAGATGCGAAAGAAGCTGCACTATGTGGAGATTTCACTGATTGGAAAACACAGCCACTGACGATGAAAAAGCTTAAAAGCGGCGATTTCACCTTAACCGTGGACTTGGAAAAAGATCACGAATACCAGTTTCGTTACCTTATCGATGGCGAAAAATGGGAAAACGACTGGGAAGCCGACGCTTATATCCCCTCGCCTGTTAGCATAGAAGATAATTCGGTTGTGCGTGTTTGA
- a CDS encoding efflux RND transporter periplasmic adaptor subunit: MKNSMLMKSGLPLVIVLVAFIAATVMIKSRKPPEQVPVEIPAFLVDAKEVTAEPVNFVVKSQGNVVPQNKTSLSAQVSGQVISLSKVFVAGGTFKKGDVLATLEQDDYRTDLKLAEAELAQAKAALQEEIARGKVAEQEWRSVRNVAPPELGLRKPQLAKEQANVKAAEAKLERAKRNLARTQITAPYNGIVVERNIDLGQFVAMGSVLGTIYSTDTAEVRLPITDSDLMFINIAGQSSEGAPVSLTATVGGVKRVWEGQLVRSEGILDTGSRVVYAIVEVQDPYNLQSSHKSPLRFGQFVEAEITSRQNEELVVLPRSILRLDNTVLTVNDNREIEIMLVEVARTTAQDVFIRSGIAEGSLVVTSAVPNPYDGMKVRLPGDEPVLADTAEADTTDSADIVESESSKGDN; this comes from the coding sequence ATGAAAAACTCCATGTTAATGAAAAGTGGTCTTCCATTAGTCATCGTGCTAGTCGCATTTATCGCCGCGACGGTTATGATCAAGTCACGTAAGCCGCCGGAACAGGTGCCCGTAGAAATCCCCGCTTTTCTTGTTGATGCTAAGGAAGTAACAGCAGAACCCGTAAATTTTGTTGTTAAATCTCAAGGCAATGTAGTACCACAAAATAAAACATCGTTAAGTGCACAGGTCAGTGGTCAAGTGATAAGCCTGTCGAAAGTTTTTGTTGCTGGTGGAACTTTTAAAAAAGGCGACGTACTTGCCACGTTAGAGCAAGATGATTACCGCACTGACCTCAAACTAGCCGAAGCTGAATTGGCTCAAGCAAAAGCAGCCCTTCAAGAAGAAATAGCTCGCGGTAAAGTAGCCGAACAAGAATGGCGTTCAGTCAGAAACGTAGCCCCGCCTGAGTTAGGCTTAAGAAAGCCTCAATTGGCAAAAGAACAAGCCAACGTAAAAGCGGCAGAAGCTAAGTTGGAACGCGCAAAGCGAAACCTAGCTAGAACGCAAATAACTGCGCCCTATAATGGAATAGTGGTCGAGCGAAATATAGATCTTGGTCAGTTTGTTGCCATGGGATCTGTACTTGGCACTATTTACTCTACCGATACCGCGGAAGTTAGGCTACCTATTACCGACAGCGACTTAATGTTTATTAACATTGCTGGGCAGTCTAGCGAAGGAGCACCTGTTTCATTAACAGCGACTGTTGGTGGTGTTAAACGCGTTTGGGAAGGTCAGCTGGTTCGTTCAGAAGGTATTTTGGATACAGGAAGCAGAGTGGTGTATGCCATTGTTGAGGTGCAAGACCCTTACAATTTGCAGTCCTCACACAAGTCACCGTTGCGTTTTGGTCAATTCGTTGAAGCGGAAATTACCTCCCGTCAAAACGAAGAGCTTGTTGTATTACCTCGCAGTATTTTGCGTTTAGACAATACCGTACTTACTGTAAACGATAATCGCGAAATTGAAATCATGCTTGTCGAAGTAGCCCGCACCACAGCACAAGATGTGTTTATTCGCTCAGGTATTGCGGAAGGAAGTTTGGTGGTAACCAGCGCTGTGCCAAACCCATACGACGGAATGAAAGTGCGCCTGCCAGGTGACGAGCCCGTGCTTGCTGACACTGCTGAAGCAGATACTACCGATAGCGCGGATATCGTTGAAAGCGAATCATCGAAAGGTGACAACTAA
- a CDS encoding efflux RND transporter permease subunit: MSRIDTNKGLIAWFARNNVAANLLMILLIVGGLFSAFSIQKQVFPSFEIDVISVRVPYLGAAPQEVEEGVLLKIEEAIKDLEGIKQLNSTAVEGMGTVSIQVEEDYDVQSLLDEVKVQVDAIPSFPADTEKPVIYRQKIQQDVIWLSVYGDASERELKEFAKDLRDDIANLPGISSVQVVGARDYEISVELSEVDLQKYNLTFADVVARLSQTSVDLPGGSIRTENGDILLRTKGQAYTGWDFSQIVLVTNSNGTRVTLGDVAYINDGFIENNQYALFDDKPAVSLRVQAVGDQNALEISEQVNNYVDSQKSEFPAHITADTWGDSSFYLADRLNMMLENMFFGALLVFLVLSLFLKIKLAFWVIVGLPVCFLGTLLVMPLDMVGVSINMLSLFAFILVLGIVVDDAIIMGESAYSEIDKKGHSADNVIAGVKKVAMPATFGVLTTIAAFSPMLMVSGPFGIIWKTIGMVVIVCLIFSLIESKLILPAHLVHMKLKPYDPEKANAFQKFRDFFSEGIKTFINNKYAPFLAKAIRNRYTTVAVFLAMLILTVGLFGGGIVRFVFFPNIPSDFMMASFELEPGSSLEQRDKVLTTLREAMHRMDDKVAEETGENVIKHAIAFDNGNLGGEIFAELTKGETRTLTDFEIQDMWRQEVPEIPGVKSFNISSPGGPGGGSDLSFEFSSSDIKALRAISDDIKEALDKYEGVTDINDTFSGGSEEIQLALKPQADALGISLRDLGQQVRFGFYGAEVQRIQRDDEEIKVMVRYPKAERSSIEHLENMRVRAPNGQEIPFEQVATFTVGQGFDSIIRVDGKRSVTVTGVVDKALLDPSEVTNDVIENLMPDLLARYPSVEFQLQGNSKEQADAMFSLMQGLLFALFAIYALLAIPLKSYSQPLIIMSVIPFGIVGAIVGHLVLGMAVSVLSVCGIIALSGVVVNDSLIMVDFVNRARKEGMSLMDAAISAGTQRFRAIILTSLTTFMGLMPIVFERSLQAQVVIPMAVSLAFGILFATVITLLLVPALYLILNDIKNVFKGRKHAELTTES; this comes from the coding sequence ATGAGTCGCATCGATACCAATAAAGGCTTAATTGCTTGGTTTGCGCGTAATAATGTAGCGGCAAACTTATTAATGATCTTGCTTATCGTTGGCGGGCTGTTCAGTGCGTTCAGTATACAAAAGCAAGTGTTTCCTAGCTTCGAAATTGACGTTATAAGCGTGCGCGTTCCTTATTTAGGTGCTGCACCTCAGGAAGTAGAAGAAGGTGTGCTTCTTAAAATTGAAGAGGCCATAAAAGATTTAGAGGGCATCAAACAGCTAAACTCAACTGCCGTTGAAGGCATGGGGACGGTAAGTATTCAAGTTGAGGAAGACTACGATGTTCAGTCTCTACTTGATGAAGTAAAGGTTCAAGTTGATGCCATTCCAAGTTTTCCAGCGGATACTGAAAAGCCCGTTATATATCGCCAAAAAATCCAACAGGACGTGATATGGCTATCGGTTTACGGTGATGCTTCTGAAAGGGAGTTAAAGGAGTTTGCTAAAGACTTACGCGATGACATTGCTAACTTGCCGGGTATATCAAGTGTTCAGGTTGTAGGTGCGAGAGATTATGAAATTTCTGTAGAACTTTCTGAAGTTGATTTGCAAAAGTACAACCTTACGTTTGCTGATGTGGTAGCGCGTTTGAGTCAAACCAGTGTTGACTTACCAGGTGGTTCAATCCGCACGGAAAACGGCGACATACTGCTTAGAACAAAGGGGCAGGCCTATACCGGTTGGGACTTTTCCCAAATAGTATTAGTCACAAATTCAAACGGTACCCGCGTTACGTTGGGCGATGTTGCCTATATCAACGACGGCTTTATCGAAAACAATCAATATGCGCTGTTTGATGATAAACCAGCGGTTAGCTTGCGTGTGCAGGCTGTGGGCGATCAAAATGCCTTGGAAATTTCTGAGCAAGTTAACAATTACGTTGATAGTCAAAAATCGGAGTTTCCCGCGCATATTACTGCCGATACGTGGGGCGATAGCTCATTCTATTTAGCTGACCGACTTAACATGATGCTTGAAAACATGTTCTTCGGTGCGCTGCTTGTATTTTTAGTGCTTTCACTGTTTTTGAAAATTAAGCTCGCGTTTTGGGTCATCGTGGGCTTGCCAGTCTGCTTCCTTGGCACCTTACTTGTAATGCCGTTAGATATGGTTGGCGTGTCCATCAACATGCTTAGTCTATTTGCATTCATTCTTGTATTGGGGATTGTGGTAGATGACGCAATTATCATGGGTGAATCGGCTTACTCTGAAATAGATAAAAAAGGACACAGTGCTGATAACGTTATTGCGGGCGTTAAAAAAGTTGCTATGCCTGCAACTTTTGGTGTTTTAACCACTATTGCCGCGTTTTCACCCATGCTTATGGTATCCGGGCCGTTCGGCATTATTTGGAAAACCATCGGTATGGTGGTGATTGTTTGTCTTATTTTCTCGCTTATTGAATCGAAGTTAATCCTGCCGGCTCACTTGGTGCACATGAAGCTTAAGCCTTATGACCCGGAAAAAGCCAACGCGTTCCAAAAGTTCCGAGACTTCTTTAGCGAAGGTATAAAGACATTTATTAATAACAAATACGCGCCGTTTTTAGCAAAAGCGATACGCAATCGCTATACAACAGTGGCCGTGTTTTTGGCCATGCTTATTCTTACTGTAGGGCTATTTGGTGGCGGGATCGTGCGCTTTGTGTTCTTCCCGAATATCCCAAGTGACTTTATGATGGCCAGCTTTGAGTTAGAGCCCGGCTCCTCACTAGAGCAGCGCGACAAGGTGCTCACTACACTTCGTGAAGCTATGCACCGTATGGATGACAAAGTCGCGGAAGAGACGGGCGAAAATGTCATTAAGCACGCTATCGCCTTTGACAATGGTAACTTAGGTGGTGAAATTTTTGCTGAGCTTACGAAAGGTGAAACCCGCACGCTAACTGATTTTGAAATTCAGGATATGTGGCGTCAAGAGGTCCCTGAAATTCCGGGAGTGAAGTCATTTAATATTAGCTCTCCGGGTGGTCCTGGCGGCGGCTCTGACCTTAGCTTTGAATTTAGCTCCAGCGATATTAAAGCATTGCGAGCTATTAGTGATGACATAAAAGAGGCTTTAGATAAATACGAAGGCGTTACGGATATCAACGATACTTTTTCAGGCGGTAGCGAAGAAATTCAGCTAGCACTGAAACCTCAGGCCGATGCGTTAGGCATTTCACTTCGCGATTTAGGCCAGCAAGTTCGCTTTGGCTTTTACGGTGCAGAAGTGCAGCGTATTCAGCGTGATGATGAAGAAATAAAAGTCATGGTACGCTACCCGAAAGCGGAGCGCAGCTCTATTGAACACCTTGAAAACATGCGTGTTCGCGCGCCAAACGGTCAAGAAATTCCGTTCGAGCAAGTGGCTACATTCACTGTAGGCCAAGGTTTCGATTCAATTATTCGTGTAGATGGTAAACGTTCAGTCACCGTAACGGGAGTCGTGGATAAAGCATTGCTTGACCCGTCAGAAGTGACTAACGATGTGATTGAAAACTTAATGCCAGACCTACTAGCCCGCTATCCAAGTGTTGAGTTTCAGCTTCAAGGAAATTCAAAAGAGCAGGCTGATGCTATGTTTAGTTTAATGCAGGGACTCTTGTTTGCGTTATTTGCTATTTATGCCTTACTCGCCATCCCGCTTAAATCTTATAGCCAACCCTTGATAATCATGTCGGTGATCCCTTTTGGTATTGTTGGCGCCATAGTCGGTCATTTGGTATTGGGCATGGCGGTTAGCGTTCTGTCTGTCTGCGGCATCATCGCCTTATCAGGTGTTGTGGTGAACGATAGCTTGATTATGGTGGACTTTGTGAATCGCGCGCGTAAAGAAGGCATGTCGCTTATGGATGCGGCTATTAGTGCTGGTACGCAGCGTTTTAGAGCTATCATCCTGACTTCATTAACAACTTTTATGGGGCTCATGCCGATAGTGTTCGAGCGCAGCCTACAGGCTCAGGTTGTTATTCCAATGGCGGTTTCTCTGGCCTTTGGTATTTTATTTGCCACGGTGATCACCTTGCTGCTTGTTCCTGCGCTGTACTTAATTCTAAACGACATTAAAAATGTGTTTAAAGGTCGAAAACACGCAGAACTTACGACAGAAAGCTAA
- a CDS encoding prolyl oligopeptidase family serine peptidase, giving the protein MKKNLIYAAVVAASAGLTFACTSSNTANTNLVENETQSLAMPKLPSYPATKTVAQQDNYHGTMVSDPYRWLEDEKSEEVKAWVESQNTLARPYLANLPSRELYKERLTTLWDYEKYSTPYMVNGKLFYSYNDGLQNQYVLYMSDGVNGEPEVLIDPNTLSDDGTVSMASTELSPKASYLAYMLSDGGTDWKTIHVRNTSSKTDLTDTIEGIKFSNIAWLPDESGFFYSRYPQNEAGKYDDSQTVSIYFHAIGTEQTADKKIFAFENKPTWNPYPSVVQDGDTLLISVFEGYQANGVYAKSLETEKSELVPVFDKWDGRYDLIGEHKDALFFKSTAGAPTGKVIKVKYDGGVKETGTVIESTADTLSSVSLLGEKLFAQYLKDVKGQVSVFDLSGKKVDEIAFSDIGSVSGFYGGKNADTTFYKLTGFTNPGQVYAYNVESGESSLFKTINTGINYDDYETKQVFYTSKDGTKVPMFLVHKKGLKLDGNNKTLLYGYGGFNISLLPRYSVSRMVWVEQGNVLAIANLRGGGEYGQQWHKAGTKLNKQNVFDDFIAAGEYLVESGYTNPDKMGIQGGSNGGLLVGATLTQRPDLFSAALPAVGVLDMLRYHTPSANARAWSSDYGLSENKDEFDALYAYSPLHNTQPGTCYPATLVTTGDHDDRVVPWHSYKFAAQLQADQGCDNPVLLRVETRAGHGAGTPTWMRIEGYADQWAFLESALN; this is encoded by the coding sequence ATGAAGAAAAATCTAATTTACGCTGCGGTAGTTGCTGCATCTGCAGGCTTAACCTTTGCCTGCACTAGTTCAAATACCGCTAATACTAATTTGGTTGAAAATGAAACCCAAAGCCTTGCTATGCCAAAGTTACCTAGTTACCCAGCAACTAAAACCGTTGCGCAGCAAGATAACTATCACGGCACTATGGTAAGCGACCCTTATCGTTGGTTAGAAGACGAAAAGAGCGAAGAAGTTAAAGCTTGGGTCGAATCGCAAAACACTTTGGCTCGCCCTTATTTAGCAAATTTACCCTCTAGAGAGCTTTACAAAGAGCGCTTAACTACCTTGTGGGATTATGAAAAGTATTCGACACCTTACATGGTGAACGGCAAGCTGTTTTATTCTTATAACGACGGCCTGCAAAATCAATACGTACTTTATATGTCCGACGGCGTGAACGGTGAACCTGAAGTACTTATCGATCCGAATACATTGAGTGATGACGGCACCGTGTCAATGGCGTCGACTGAACTCAGCCCTAAAGCGTCTTATCTTGCCTATATGCTGTCTGATGGCGGCACCGACTGGAAAACCATCCACGTTCGTAACACCAGCAGTAAAACAGACTTAACCGATACCATTGAAGGCATTAAGTTTTCAAATATCGCATGGCTTCCCGATGAAAGTGGTTTTTTCTATTCTCGTTACCCACAAAATGAGGCGGGTAAATACGATGATAGTCAAACTGTATCTATCTATTTTCACGCTATAGGTACAGAGCAAACTGCAGATAAAAAAATCTTTGCATTTGAGAATAAACCCACTTGGAACCCATATCCATCAGTTGTGCAAGATGGAGATACCTTGCTTATATCCGTATTTGAGGGATATCAGGCTAATGGGGTTTATGCTAAATCTCTTGAAACAGAAAAAAGTGAGCTAGTTCCCGTTTTCGATAAATGGGATGGACGATACGATTTAATCGGCGAACACAAAGATGCGCTATTTTTTAAGTCTACCGCGGGCGCGCCAACTGGCAAGGTTATCAAAGTCAAATATGATGGTGGTGTTAAAGAAACAGGCACTGTAATTGAAAGTACCGCAGATACCTTGTCTAGTGTTTCACTTTTAGGAGAAAAGCTTTTTGCTCAGTACCTAAAAGACGTAAAAGGGCAAGTGAGTGTCTTTGATTTAAGCGGCAAAAAAGTTGATGAAATTGCGTTTTCCGATATCGGTAGCGTGAGCGGTTTTTATGGCGGTAAAAACGCAGATACCACTTTTTATAAACTTACTGGGTTTACTAACCCGGGTCAGGTCTATGCCTATAACGTTGAAAGTGGTGAGTCATCACTATTTAAAACTATCAACACGGGTATTAACTACGACGACTATGAAACCAAGCAGGTGTTTTATACCAGTAAAGACGGCACTAAAGTTCCCATGTTTCTTGTGCACAAGAAAGGGTTGAAGCTAGACGGAAACAACAAAACCCTATTGTACGGTTATGGTGGTTTTAATATCTCACTGCTTCCACGGTATTCAGTGTCACGCATGGTTTGGGTAGAGCAAGGCAACGTGCTGGCTATCGCAAACTTACGAGGTGGTGGTGAATATGGACAGCAGTGGCACAAGGCTGGTACTAAGCTTAACAAGCAAAACGTTTTTGATGACTTTATTGCGGCAGGTGAGTATTTAGTTGAAAGTGGCTATACCAACCCAGACAAAATGGGTATTCAAGGTGGCTCAAATGGTGGCTTACTTGTGGGCGCAACACTTACCCAGCGACCTGATCTCTTCTCTGCAGCACTACCTGCAGTGGGCGTGTTAGACATGCTTCGCTACCACACGCCCAGTGCGAACGCCCGCGCTTGGTCTTCCGATTACGGCTTAAGTGAAAACAAAGACGAGTTTGATGCGCTTTATGCTTATTCGCCACTTCACAATACTCAACCTGGCACTTGCTATCCGGCCACATTGGTAACAACAGGTGATCACGATGACAGAGTAGTACCGTGGCATAGCTATAAGTTCGCCGCGCAATTACAGGCAGATCAAGGATGTGATAACCCAGTACTTCTTCGTGTAGAAACCCGCGCGGGTCACGGCGCAGGTACGCCTACGTGGATGCGAATTGAGGGGTATGCCGACCAGTGGGCGTTTTTAGAATCGGCGCTTAATTAA
- a CDS encoding TonB-dependent receptor produces MRTHKIATLALAVSAAFSSSVLAQEAASTEKKEASLEQITVTAQKRTQSIQEVPISVATLSGEKFESLFSGGEDILALAVRVPGLYAESSNGRVAPRFYIRGLGNTDFDLAASQPVSIIMDEVVMENVVLKSFPLFDVQQVEVLRGPQGTLFGRNTTAGIIKFDTVKPTQDVEGYAKAGFGSYGTMNFEGAISGGLTDELSARLSLLSQERDDYIDNAFTGENDAIGGYDEKAYRLQLLWEPSADFSALLNVHGRELEGTASIFRANVFTKGSNELNANYDRETVYYDGDLQGDGIDNNPQEYDGFGASLKLEYDMDEVTFTSISAIETADGSSLGDVDGGFNRADGTSGPGFIPFSAVTQDNLDDLEQYTQEFRFASNTTDALNWQLGAFYYDASFNVTSIDGFFGATTVFHENQTWAVFGQTSYQVNEKLNVTGGIRYTHDSKSLVVGDQNVNGFALVIGAAEVQDYENIDVDDGQTSFELSANYRVTDDMSVFARYANGFRAQTIQGRDVAFEGSPSVADAETINSFELGIKSDLFDDSLRLNAAAFYYTVDDMQFSAIGGGNNFTALVNADKGEAYGFEVDAQWLATDELTFTAGYSYNHTEIKDDSLTVSPCGTSAADGFTGNCTVTDPRPDGFVASIDGNPFPQAPESIFNFTARYTIPMGDDGEFFVFTDWAFQGETNIFLYEAVEFTTDDNFEGGLRIGYENFAHNYTVALFGRNITDEDNVKGAIDFNNLTGIVNEPRVWGVEFKYTYY; encoded by the coding sequence ATGAGAACACATAAAATCGCCACACTAGCGTTAGCTGTTAGTGCTGCGTTCAGCTCTTCAGTTCTTGCTCAAGAGGCCGCATCGACAGAAAAAAAAGAAGCCTCACTTGAACAAATTACCGTTACCGCACAAAAGCGTACCCAGTCTATTCAGGAAGTCCCTATTTCTGTTGCGACATTAAGCGGTGAAAAATTCGAAAGCCTATTCTCAGGCGGTGAAGATATTCTTGCTTTAGCGGTTCGCGTTCCAGGCCTTTACGCTGAGTCTTCAAACGGTCGTGTTGCACCACGCTTCTACATTCGCGGGTTAGGTAATACCGATTTTGACCTAGCTGCATCACAGCCTGTTTCTATTATCATGGATGAAGTGGTAATGGAAAATGTGGTACTAAAAAGCTTCCCGCTTTTTGACGTACAACAAGTTGAAGTACTTCGTGGTCCACAAGGCACGTTATTCGGCCGTAACACCACAGCCGGTATTATTAAATTTGACACCGTTAAACCTACACAAGATGTAGAAGGCTATGCGAAAGCTGGCTTTGGTTCATATGGAACTATGAATTTTGAAGGCGCGATTAGCGGCGGCCTTACTGACGAGCTTTCTGCCCGTTTATCATTGCTATCGCAAGAACGTGATGACTACATTGATAATGCCTTCACAGGCGAAAACGATGCCATTGGTGGCTACGACGAAAAAGCCTATCGTCTACAGCTTCTTTGGGAACCATCAGCTGACTTCTCTGCCCTATTAAACGTACACGGCCGTGAGCTTGAAGGTACAGCCTCTATTTTCCGCGCTAATGTATTTACTAAAGGTAGCAACGAGCTTAACGCTAATTACGATCGCGAGACCGTATACTACGATGGCGACCTGCAGGGCGATGGTATTGATAACAACCCACAAGAGTACGACGGTTTTGGTGCGTCACTTAAACTAGAGTACGACATGGATGAGGTTACATTCACGTCTATCTCAGCTATTGAGACTGCTGACGGTTCAAGCCTAGGTGATGTTGATGGTGGCTTTAATCGTGCCGATGGTACATCAGGCCCTGGCTTCATTCCTTTCTCAGCGGTAACGCAAGATAACCTTGACGATCTAGAACAGTATACGCAAGAGTTTAGATTTGCTAGCAACACGACTGATGCCTTGAACTGGCAGCTAGGTGCTTTCTACTACGATGCATCGTTTAACGTTACCAGCATCGACGGCTTCTTTGGTGCAACCACTGTATTCCATGAGAACCAAACATGGGCAGTATTTGGCCAAACGTCTTATCAAGTAAACGAGAAGCTCAATGTAACGGGCGGTATTCGCTATACACATGACTCTAAGAGCCTAGTGGTTGGTGATCAAAACGTTAACGGCTTCGCGTTAGTGATAGGCGCAGCTGAAGTACAAGACTACGAAAACATTGATGTAGACGACGGTCAAACTAGCTTTGAACTAAGCGCAAACTATCGCGTTACTGATGATATGTCTGTTTTTGCTCGCTATGCTAACGGCTTCCGTGCACAAACAATTCAAGGTCGTGACGTTGCATTTGAAGGCTCGCCTTCCGTCGCAGACGCTGAAACCATCAACTCTTTTGAACTTGGTATCAAGTCTGACTTGTTCGACGATTCATTACGCCTAAACGCAGCCGCGTTCTACTATACTGTTGATGACATGCAGTTCTCAGCCATTGGTGGTGGCAACAACTTTACTGCGCTTGTAAACGCAGACAAAGGTGAAGCCTACGGTTTTGAAGTAGACGCACAGTGGCTTGCTACTGATGAGCTTACGTTTACAGCAGGTTACAGCTACAACCACACTGAGATTAAAGATGATTCATTGACTGTTTCTCCGTGTGGTACAAGCGCTGCTGATGGTTTTACCGGTAACTGTACTGTAACTGACCCTCGTCCAGACGGGTTTGTTGCTTCGATCGACGGCAACCCATTCCCACAGGCGCCAGAGTCTATCTTCAACTTCACAGCACGCTACACCATCCCTATGGGTGATGACGGTGAATTCTTTGTATTTACTGATTGGGCGTTCCAGGGTGAAACCAACATCTTCCTTTACGAAGCAGTTGAGTTCACTACTGACGACAACTTTGAAGGCGGCCTACGCATTGGTTACGAAAACTTCGCGCACAATTACACTGTAGCGCTATTTGGTCGTAACATTACTGACGAAGATAACGTTAAAGGTGCAATCGACTTCAACAACCTCACAGGTATCGTAAATGAGCCTCGCGTTTGGGGTGTTGAGTTCAAGTACACTTACTATTAA
- a CDS encoding GlxA family transcriptional regulator: MNSTKFTVTVLGFDQALASAITGALDVFAFAGISWQRIHNLPTAPQFKVQLASHHGQSILCTNQVVLQPNIAIEDVSHTDVLLIPTIGGDIDEVLTDTQPLLVHIKRLQKMGADIAANCTGNFLLAQTGLLNNKTATTHWGYADKFETMFPSVNLQPEKMVTEDDTVYCAGGGMAWIDLSILLIERYCGHQIASDTAKSHVLDVSRTSQTVYASSRQRRFHTDKDIKAVQSFLERNLQNKCKLSDLAHQHNMTERTLIRRFKNACDTTPGQYLQSLRIEHARKLLETSSMPLESLISAVGYEDLSSFTRLFKKTTGLSPSQYRAKFKRS; this comes from the coding sequence ATGAATAGCACTAAATTTACTGTTACTGTACTTGGGTTCGATCAAGCATTGGCATCTGCCATTACAGGCGCACTCGATGTGTTCGCTTTTGCTGGTATCAGTTGGCAGCGAATTCACAATCTGCCCACTGCACCACAATTTAAAGTGCAACTGGCGAGTCATCACGGGCAATCTATTCTGTGTACTAATCAAGTTGTGCTACAGCCCAATATTGCTATTGAAGATGTATCTCACACTGATGTTTTGCTGATTCCAACTATCGGTGGCGATATTGATGAGGTACTGACTGATACACAGCCGCTACTGGTTCATATAAAGCGCCTTCAAAAAATGGGAGCGGATATAGCAGCTAATTGCACGGGTAACTTTTTATTAGCGCAGACAGGTTTGCTTAACAATAAAACCGCAACGACTCACTGGGGTTATGCTGATAAATTCGAAACCATGTTTCCAAGCGTAAATCTGCAGCCAGAAAAAATGGTGACAGAGGACGACACCGTCTATTGCGCGGGCGGCGGTATGGCATGGATTGATCTATCCATACTTTTGATAGAGCGCTACTGTGGTCACCAAATTGCCAGCGATACCGCAAAGTCTCATGTGTTAGATGTGTCAAGAACAAGCCAAACGGTATATGCCAGCAGTCGCCAACGGCGATTCCACACCGACAAAGATATTAAAGCGGTTCAGTCGTTTTTGGAAAGAAATCTACAGAACAAATGTAAGCTAAGCGACTTGGCCCACCAACATAACATGACTGAGCGCACGCTTATTCGCCGCTTTAAAAACGCGTGCGACACAACGCCTGGCCAGTATTTACAGTCACTGCGCATTGAACACGCAAGGAAACTCCTCGAAACGTCCAGCATGCCGCTTGAGAGTTTGATAAGTGCGGTAGGATACGAAGATCTCAGTTCTTTCACTCGCCTTTTTAAAAAAACGACAGGATTGTCGCCTTCTCAGTATCGCGCGAAATTTAAACGAAGTTAA